One region of Priestia megaterium genomic DNA includes:
- a CDS encoding phosphoadenylyl-sulfate reductase — MADLYTYENWSDTFPEFDSKDETKGALSALQWAYDTYGDSIIYASSFGIEGIVLIDLISKVKKDAEIVFLDTGVHFKETYEVIDAIKERFPDLRIHMKKPDLTLAEQAEKHGDELWKSQPNLCCQIRKIIPLRESLAPYDAWISGLRREQSESRANTNYFNKDEKFKKVKVCPLIHWSWKEIWRYVYKHDLPYNKLHDQGYPSIGCEPCTAPAYNVDDLRSGRWAGTQKVECGLHES; from the coding sequence ATGGCAGACTTATATACGTACGAAAACTGGAGCGATACATTTCCAGAGTTCGACAGTAAAGATGAAACAAAAGGAGCCCTTTCAGCATTGCAGTGGGCGTATGATACCTACGGAGATTCAATTATTTATGCGTCAAGCTTTGGGATCGAAGGAATCGTGTTAATTGATTTAATTTCAAAAGTGAAAAAAGACGCTGAAATTGTCTTTTTAGATACAGGCGTTCATTTTAAAGAAACATATGAAGTGATTGATGCAATTAAAGAACGCTTCCCTGATTTACGTATTCATATGAAAAAGCCGGATTTAACTCTTGCAGAACAAGCTGAAAAACATGGAGATGAGCTTTGGAAGAGTCAGCCTAACTTATGCTGTCAAATTCGAAAAATCATTCCGCTAAGAGAATCCCTTGCTCCTTATGATGCGTGGATTTCTGGTTTGAGACGCGAGCAGTCTGAGTCTCGTGCCAACACGAATTATTTTAATAAAGATGAGAAATTCAAGAAGGTGAAAGTTTGTCCGTTAATTCATTGGTCATGGAAAGAAATTTGGCGCTATGTGTATAAGCATGATTTGCCGTACAACAAACTTCATGATCAAGGCTACCCAAGTATCGGCTGTGAGCCCTGTACCGCACCTGCCTATAATGTAGACGATTTACGTTCAGGAAGATGGGCAGGTACACAAAAAGTTGAGTGCGGATTACACGAATCTTAA
- the cdaS gene encoding sporulation-specific diadenylate cyclase CdaS, whose product MERQPFQLDDTIKNNVRTYLQQISTEASNLIKHLDTSDHCILCDFEEMRRLFQDVQATAASYYLRHYLSPYTFEYAALSLAIHNLSEKRHGALIVIEREQNVDPLIQKGMPIQAPVSATLVETLFYPGTPLHDGAVLIRNNQLISAANVLPLSSIISTNKKLGTRHRAAIGMSEKSDALILVVSEETGKISFALDGSLYPIHSSKNMI is encoded by the coding sequence ATGGAGAGACAACCCTTTCAATTAGACGATACAATTAAAAATAATGTACGAACATATTTACAGCAGATTTCAACTGAAGCCTCTAATTTAATTAAACATTTAGACACGAGTGATCATTGTATCCTATGTGATTTTGAGGAGATGAGAAGGTTATTTCAAGATGTTCAAGCTACGGCCGCCTCTTATTACTTGCGTCATTACTTATCGCCTTATACATTTGAATACGCTGCTCTGTCCCTAGCTATTCATAACCTCTCTGAGAAACGTCACGGCGCTTTAATTGTCATTGAACGGGAACAAAATGTTGATCCTCTTATTCAAAAAGGAATGCCTATTCAAGCTCCTGTCAGCGCTACGCTAGTTGAGACACTGTTCTATCCAGGGACACCCTTACATGACGGAGCTGTCCTAATTAGAAATAATCAGCTTATTTCGGCTGCTAATGTTTTACCTCTCTCGTCTATTATTTCAACGAACAAAAAATTGGGAACACGTCACCGTGCAGCCATTGGAATGTCAGAAAAATCGGATGCATTAATTTTAGTTGTATCTGAAGAAACAGGCAAAATTTCGTTTGCGCTTGATGGAAGCCTCTACCCTATTCACTCCAGCAAAAATATGATTTAA
- a CDS encoding VOC family protein gives MAILKFEHVGVQVKDIEKSIEFYTQKVGLELIETLPHTDPSLKLAFLGLEGNVIVELIQGYNSSLPNEGKVHHFALAVDGIEEEFERLKSAGVSFVEENIVTLPNGARYLFFYGPDKEWIEYYEVKR, from the coding sequence ATGGCAATTTTAAAATTTGAACATGTAGGCGTTCAAGTAAAGGATATAGAAAAATCTATTGAGTTCTATACACAAAAGGTGGGATTAGAGCTCATCGAAACACTACCACATACCGATCCGTCTTTGAAGCTAGCTTTTCTAGGTTTAGAAGGCAATGTAATCGTAGAGTTAATTCAAGGGTATAACTCAAGCTTACCTAATGAAGGTAAAGTTCATCATTTTGCGCTGGCAGTAGATGGAATTGAAGAGGAGTTTGAGCGTTTAAAATCAGCAGGCGTTTCATTTGTGGAAGAAAACATTGTAACTTTGCCAAATGGAGCAAGATACTTATTTTTCTATGGTCCAGACAAAGAATGGATTGAATATTACGAAGTAAAAAGATAA
- a CDS encoding potassium channel family protein, with protein MMEWLLFRLFRRSILVRLLFIIGCLVLLFGMLIHFLEPQTFGNVFEGIWWVIITISTIGYGDFAPTTTIGRLAAIILVLIGTGFITTYFVTLSKIAVSAESAYLEGNLKFYGKDHFIVVGWNERAKLVLESYRDAFHKEDIVLIDDSLTKNPMICDRVHFIKGSPSHYEVLELANARYAKKVLITADQHKTEEYADMNTIVTLVALQGLNPSIYSIVELLTKKHIQNAQNLGVNEMIKTNELISQVMYEHIFVKKLESLRKE; from the coding sequence ATGATGGAATGGCTATTATTTCGACTTTTTCGTCGTTCTATTTTAGTGCGGCTTCTTTTTATTATCGGCTGCCTTGTTTTACTTTTCGGCATGCTTATACATTTCCTAGAGCCGCAAACGTTTGGGAATGTGTTTGAAGGAATTTGGTGGGTTATTATTACAATCTCTACTATAGGGTACGGTGATTTTGCTCCCACCACTACGATTGGAAGGTTAGCTGCAATTATTTTAGTCCTCATTGGAACGGGATTTATTACTACTTATTTTGTCACGCTTTCTAAAATTGCTGTTTCCGCTGAGAGCGCTTATCTGGAAGGAAATTTAAAGTTTTATGGAAAAGATCACTTCATCGTTGTGGGGTGGAATGAGCGCGCCAAACTCGTGCTAGAGTCTTATCGCGACGCATTTCATAAAGAAGACATTGTTCTTATCGACGACTCTCTGACTAAAAATCCCATGATCTGTGATCGCGTTCATTTTATTAAAGGAAGTCCCTCTCACTATGAAGTATTAGAACTTGCCAATGCTCGGTACGCAAAAAAAGTGCTGATTACTGCGGATCAGCATAAGACAGAAGAATATGCAGACATGAATACGATTGTTACGCTAGTCGCTCTGCAAGGATTGAACCCTTCTATTTACAGCATCGTTGAACTGTTAACAAAAAAGCATATTCAAAATGCGCAAAATTTGGGGGTAAATGAAATGATTAAAACAAACGAGTTGATTAGTCAAGTCATGTACGAACATATTTTTGTAAAGAAATTAGAGAGTTTAAGAAAAGAATAA
- a CDS encoding YugN-like family protein, with amino-acid sequence MIELSSRLDGTLFKLYELEKTLKPLGYNIGGNWDYDHGSFDYKMNDEVGYQFLRIPFTATNGELDSKGTTVQIGTPFLLSHKYQIGLDDNVHNGNMGASFNQFAEPQDPDASFPEKYISLGEELIREAEEALLQ; translated from the coding sequence ATGATTGAATTATCTTCAAGATTAGACGGCACATTATTCAAGCTTTATGAATTGGAAAAAACGCTTAAGCCGCTTGGGTATAACATTGGAGGAAATTGGGATTATGATCATGGTTCATTCGACTATAAGATGAATGATGAAGTCGGCTATCAGTTTTTACGTATCCCGTTTACAGCTACGAATGGAGAACTGGATTCTAAAGGAACAACCGTACAGATTGGTACGCCATTTTTACTTTCACATAAGTATCAAATTGGCTTAGATGACAATGTTCACAATGGAAACATGGGTGCTTCATTTAATCAGTTTGCAGAACCCCAAGACCCAGACGCTTCATTTCCAGAAAAGTATATCAGTTTAGGAGAAGAGCTAATTAGAGAGGCAGAAGAGGCGCTGCTTCAATAA
- a CDS encoding glucose-6-phosphate isomerase has product MTHVRFDYSNALSFFGEHELTYLRDAVKVAHHSIHEKTGAGNDFLGWVDLPTEYDKEEFARIQKSAEKIKSDSDVLIVIGIGGSYLGARAAIEMLQHSFYNTLSKEQRKTPQVIFAGNNISSTYMKDLMDVLQDKDFSINVISKSGTTTEPAIAFRIFRKLLEEKYGKEEARKRIYATTDKARGALKTLADEEGYETFVIPDDVGGRYSVLTAVGLLPIAAAGLDIEQMMKGAADAQEAFSSSELEENAAYQYAVARNVLYNKGKTIEMLINYEPALQYFAEWWKQLFGESEGKDQKGIYPSSANFSTDLHSLGQYVQEGRRDIFETIVQVQDSRHELTIEEDAADLDGLNYLAGETVDFVNKKAFQGTMLAHTDGGVPNLVVNIPALDEYTFGYVVYFFEKACAISGYLLGVNPFDQPGVEAYKVNMFALLGKPGFEEKKAELEKRLK; this is encoded by the coding sequence ATGACACATGTTCGTTTTGATTATTCAAACGCGTTATCATTTTTTGGTGAACATGAACTTACATACTTACGTGATGCCGTGAAAGTAGCTCACCATTCAATTCATGAAAAAACAGGTGCTGGGAACGACTTTTTAGGATGGGTAGACCTTCCTACGGAGTATGACAAAGAAGAATTTGCACGCATTCAAAAAAGTGCAGAAAAAATTAAATCTGATTCAGATGTATTAATTGTTATTGGTATTGGAGGATCTTACTTAGGTGCTCGTGCTGCTATTGAAATGCTTCAGCATTCATTCTATAACACATTATCAAAAGAACAGCGTAAAACTCCGCAAGTTATTTTTGCTGGTAACAACATCAGCTCAACATACATGAAAGACTTAATGGATGTTTTACAAGATAAAGATTTCTCTATTAATGTTATTTCAAAATCTGGTACAACAACAGAACCGGCGATTGCTTTCCGTATCTTCCGTAAATTATTAGAAGAGAAATACGGCAAAGAAGAAGCACGCAAGCGTATTTATGCAACAACAGATAAAGCGCGCGGCGCATTAAAAACATTAGCGGACGAAGAAGGCTATGAAACATTTGTTATTCCAGATGATGTAGGCGGCCGTTATTCAGTATTAACAGCAGTTGGCTTATTGCCAATTGCCGCTGCAGGTCTTGATATCGAACAAATGATGAAAGGGGCAGCTGATGCTCAAGAAGCATTTTCATCATCAGAGCTAGAAGAAAACGCAGCTTATCAATATGCTGTAGCTCGTAATGTTCTTTATAATAAAGGAAAAACAATTGAAATGCTGATTAACTATGAGCCAGCTCTTCAATACTTTGCTGAGTGGTGGAAACAGTTATTTGGTGAAAGTGAAGGAAAAGACCAAAAAGGTATTTACCCTTCATCTGCTAACTTCTCAACGGATCTTCATTCTTTAGGTCAATATGTACAAGAAGGTCGTCGTGATATTTTTGAAACAATTGTACAAGTTCAAGATTCTCGTCATGAGCTAACAATTGAAGAAGATGCAGCGGACTTAGATGGACTAAATTACTTAGCTGGGGAAACAGTTGACTTTGTAAATAAAAAAGCGTTCCAAGGTACAATGCTTGCTCACACAGACGGAGGCGTTCCAAACTTAGTTGTAAACATTCCGGCGCTAGATGAGTATACATTTGGATATGTTGTATACTTCTTCGAAAAAGCATGCGCAATCAGCGGCTATTTACTAGGAGTAAATCCGTTCGATCAGCCTGGAGTAGAAGCATATAAAGTAAATATGTTTGCTCTTCTTGGAAAACCTGGTTTTGAAGAGAAAAAAGCAGAATTAGAAAAGCGTTTGAAATAA
- a CDS encoding Na+/H+ antiporter subunit A translates to MSWLHLVILSPFLLAFFVPLLYRKFQRIHTGWFVLPLPLVLFIYFTQYISGVSKGETYLHSMKWIPSLGINFDAYVDGLGLLFSLLITGIGTLVILYSIYYLSKTKEALHSFYVYLLLFMGSMLGVVLSDNLMSLYSFWELTSLSSFLLIGYWYKREKSQYGALKSMLITVFGGLSLLAGIVLLYVMTGTFSIREIISNVDVVTSSHLFIPALVLILLGAFTKSAQFPFHIWLPDAMEAPTPVSAYLHSATMVKAGIYLLARLSPVFAISATWFFVISIIGLITLFWGSFSAVKQQDLKGILAFSTISQLGMIMSLIGVGSAAIHYDFLDDNIYLVALTAAVFHLINHATFKGSLFMVVGIVDHETGTRDIRKLGGLMSFMPVTFTIAIIGGFSMAGLPPFNGFLSKEMFFTGMVNVTKMDMYSMQTWGILLPIIAWVGSIFTFVYSMILVFKTFTGKYQPEKLEKKPHEAPVGMLISPVILASLVVIFGFAPNLLESTLIEPTMASIAPSLLAEGKEYQVHIKFWHGFTPELFMTLGVITFGILLFMTLQKWSKIYTRFPSSLTLNNGYNYGIKGMEKGSTRIMKTLMTGFIRDYLLIIFTFIGILLLVTLFSQNAFAIDLKDTASIGVYEAILAVVMVAATITTLLAKSRLTAIISLGVVGYTLSLFFVLFRAPDLALTQLVIETVSVSLFLLCFYYLPEFRKRKVRVKFQLPNLLVALLVGTTVTLLGISANSTKLFESISHYFIENSYEKAGGENMVNVILVDFRGFDTLFEITVLCIAALAIYGMIRLRLTKEEEE, encoded by the coding sequence TTGTCGTGGTTGCACTTGGTGATTTTATCGCCTTTTTTATTAGCCTTTTTTGTCCCGCTTCTGTATAGGAAATTCCAGCGTATTCATACAGGGTGGTTCGTTTTACCTCTTCCACTTGTGTTGTTCATTTATTTCACACAATATATCAGTGGTGTTTCTAAGGGGGAAACATATCTACATTCAATGAAATGGATACCTAGTCTGGGCATTAACTTTGATGCTTATGTGGATGGACTCGGTCTTCTATTTTCTCTGTTAATCACCGGAATTGGGACACTTGTTATTCTTTACTCCATTTATTATCTTTCTAAGACAAAAGAAGCGCTGCATTCGTTTTATGTCTATTTGCTTCTTTTTATGGGATCTATGCTAGGAGTTGTATTATCAGACAATTTAATGAGTCTTTACAGCTTTTGGGAATTAACAAGCCTTTCATCTTTTTTATTGATTGGTTATTGGTACAAACGAGAGAAATCTCAATACGGAGCCTTAAAATCTATGCTCATTACCGTATTCGGAGGACTTTCCCTATTAGCAGGAATTGTACTTTTATACGTCATGACAGGTACTTTCAGCATACGCGAAATTATCTCAAACGTAGATGTGGTTACATCAAGTCATCTATTTATTCCAGCTCTAGTCCTCATTTTATTAGGGGCCTTTACAAAATCTGCTCAGTTTCCTTTTCATATTTGGCTGCCAGATGCAATGGAAGCTCCAACCCCAGTGAGTGCATACCTTCATTCAGCTACAATGGTAAAAGCGGGAATTTATCTTTTAGCAAGACTCAGCCCTGTTTTTGCTATAAGCGCCACTTGGTTTTTTGTTATTTCAATCATAGGACTAATTACACTGTTTTGGGGCTCGTTTTCAGCAGTAAAGCAACAAGACTTGAAAGGGATTTTAGCTTTTTCAACAATTAGTCAGCTTGGGATGATTATGTCACTTATAGGAGTAGGTAGCGCAGCTATTCACTATGATTTTTTAGACGATAATATCTACTTAGTGGCTCTTACTGCAGCAGTTTTCCATTTGATTAACCACGCTACCTTCAAAGGCAGCTTATTTATGGTAGTAGGCATTGTCGATCATGAAACAGGCACGCGTGACATTAGAAAGTTAGGCGGGTTAATGAGCTTCATGCCTGTCACATTTACCATTGCTATCATTGGGGGATTTTCAATGGCAGGTCTCCCTCCCTTTAACGGATTTTTAAGTAAAGAGATGTTTTTTACAGGCATGGTAAACGTGACAAAAATGGATATGTATAGCATGCAGACGTGGGGAATTTTGCTGCCTATCATCGCTTGGGTGGGAAGTATTTTTACGTTCGTCTATAGTATGATTCTTGTCTTTAAAACCTTTACAGGCAAATACCAGCCCGAAAAGTTGGAGAAGAAGCCGCATGAAGCACCAGTAGGCATGCTGATTTCACCGGTTATTTTAGCATCATTGGTTGTTATTTTTGGCTTTGCTCCTAATTTATTAGAATCAACCCTTATTGAGCCAACAATGGCCTCTATCGCACCTAGCCTGCTAGCTGAAGGTAAAGAATATCAAGTGCATATTAAATTTTGGCACGGCTTTACGCCAGAATTATTTATGACGCTAGGGGTCATCACATTTGGTATTTTGTTGTTTATGACGCTTCAAAAGTGGTCAAAAATTTATACACGATTCCCTTCTTCTTTAACGCTTAATAACGGATATAATTATGGCATTAAAGGGATGGAAAAAGGCTCAACGCGCATCATGAAAACATTAATGACAGGATTTATTAGAGACTATCTTTTAATCATTTTTACTTTCATAGGCATTTTACTTCTCGTAACGCTCTTTTCTCAGAATGCCTTTGCGATTGATCTAAAAGATACTGCTTCTATCGGCGTTTATGAAGCCATACTAGCAGTTGTAATGGTTGCGGCTACTATTACAACTTTATTGGCAAAATCACGCCTCACAGCCATTATTTCGCTGGGAGTTGTCGGGTATACGCTTTCTTTATTTTTCGTATTATTCCGCGCTCCTGACTTAGCTTTGACTCAATTAGTTATTGAGACTGTATCCGTATCACTGTTTTTACTATGTTTCTACTACTTGCCGGAGTTTCGGAAGCGAAAAGTAAGGGTGAAGTTTCAACTGCCAAATTTACTGGTTGCCCTTCTTGTAGGAACGACCGTTACATTGCTTGGCATATCAGCAAACAGTACAAAACTATTTGAATCGATTTCACATTACTTTATTGAAAACAGCTATGAAAAAGCAGGCGGCGAAAACATGGTGAACGTAATCCTTGTGGACTTCCGCGGATTTGATACATTATTTGAAATTACCGTACTTTGTATAGCAGCTCTTGCTATCTATGGCATGATTCGTCTTCGGTTAACAAAGGAGGAAGAAGAATGA
- a CDS encoding Na(+)/H(+) antiporter subunit B, with product MKKNDLILQTTTKVVTFIIIIFAIHLFFAGHYTPGGGFVGGLTTSAALVLLLLAFDIKTVSKVIPFDYKKVAASGLLLAILTGLGSFIFKVPFLTHTYSYFNLPLLGKTSLATVVLFDLGVYLVVVGVTMTIIQTIGESE from the coding sequence ATGAAAAAAAATGATTTGATACTACAAACCACAACGAAAGTAGTCACGTTCATTATTATCATTTTTGCCATTCATCTTTTCTTTGCAGGTCATTATACACCCGGGGGAGGGTTTGTTGGGGGACTTACTACCTCAGCAGCCCTTGTATTACTACTGCTGGCTTTCGATATAAAAACGGTATCGAAAGTCATCCCATTTGACTATAAGAAGGTGGCGGCCTCTGGACTGCTGCTAGCTATTTTAACGGGGCTTGGGTCATTTATTTTCAAAGTCCCATTTCTGACTCACACATATAGCTACTTTAACCTTCCCCTTCTCGGGAAAACATCTTTAGCTACCGTTGTACTGTTTGATTTAGGCGTATATCTAGTAGTTGTTGGTGTTACGATGACCATTATTCAAACGATTGGAGAGAGTGAATAG
- a CDS encoding Na(+)/H(+) antiporter subunit C, which translates to MEILMSIVAGILFTAAVYLMLSRSLLRIIIGTGLLSHGVHLLILTMGGLKGGSVPLLGEKASSYTDPLPQALILTAIVISFGVTSFFLVLAYRAYQELGTDDMDKLRGNEHDE; encoded by the coding sequence GTGGAAATATTAATGTCCATAGTGGCAGGGATTCTATTCACTGCCGCTGTATATCTCATGTTATCCCGCAGTTTACTGCGAATTATTATTGGAACAGGCTTATTAAGCCACGGTGTTCACCTGTTGATTTTAACGATGGGCGGATTAAAAGGGGGGAGTGTTCCCCTTTTGGGAGAAAAGGCTTCTTCTTATACAGATCCTTTACCTCAAGCCCTTATTTTAACTGCCATTGTCATAAGCTTTGGTGTCACTTCTTTTTTCCTTGTACTAGCTTACAGGGCTTATCAAGAACTCGGAACAGACGATATGGACAAGTTAAGGGGAAATGAACATGACGAGTAA